The window CAgctctttattctctttattccagcttttgtttctctgagaAACAAGATACATCTAATGATACATAAAAGCACCACAGATATCTGAAATGCACCAGCAAGCCATTATTCTTTTTCTGCAGAACAAGTAGGCATACATCACCTGTTTCTGAGaccatttattttactatttctatttttttactgGATGGGCTGTCCAAAACCTCAATCTTGCCTTTTCCATCTTCTGAATGAGGAAGCTTAATGTTATCTATGGTGACTTCTGAAGCGGTGCTATCATCTTCCTCCTCAGATTCTGAGCTGTCCTCTGAGCTGTCTTGCAAACTCTCTTCTGAACTGTCCTCTTCTTTGGAATTGGATTGATTCATCTCAAACAAGGCCACATCCTGCCAAAAGCACCAAGTGACAAATTTATTTCATGGCAGTCCCCTAGAAAGTTGCAATAACCACCTTGGGAAGAACCCACAACATTAAGGACAAATATCAAAGCACAAAGGgcaagaaatgtttttaatacaatatggcctttttttctttcagttgccACCCCCCACCATGATGGTTTACAGGTACTACAAGTCTAAAAAGTCCCCCACAACCCAATTCTATACAACCTGAACATATTCAACAATATGCATccaacaaatattaacaaatactAACATGAGCCAGGCACCACACTAGGTTTTAGAGACTCCACCAGAACAGCAACAAAATCCCTGCCTTTGTGGCACTGATATTTTTGAGACGGATTGGCAAATTACAGCTTACAGGCCAAACCCAGCCCACTATCTGTTTTTGTTTAGCTTGTGATCTAagaatatttgtttgtttgttcatttatttattttttattttatttttttaaagattttatttatttattcatgagaaacacagaaagagaggcagaggcacaggcagagggagaggcaggctctctgcggggagcctggtgtgggactcaatcccgggaccccaggatcacgtcctgagccaaaggcagacgctcaaccactgagcaaacCAGGTGCCCTaagagtgctttttaaaatttttaagtggcaggaaaaaaaaaatcaaagggatAATATTTCGTGAACCATGAAAATGATATGGTAAGTCAATAAAACCTGCCTATTCAAACATATCGTTTACAGCTGCTTTCATGCTAACATGGCAGAAATGAGCAGTCACAACAGAGACAGTATGGCCGAcaagcctaaagtatttactaGCTGGCCTCAGATACAAAATACTTGCTGACCTCTGTTCTagtcaggaaaaaaagataatgaaaaactacaaaaaggTATAATGTAGGACAAGTTAAAACGAAGAAAAGTAAAGCACGATAGGATAAGCTTATAATAGGGCCATTGGGGTGACCTCTagtaagagagggagggagtgaagaTGCAGAAATCTGGGAAGAGACTTGTACAAAGACGGACAAGACCAGGAGCAAGAAGACCAAACGGGAGTGTAGGAAAGAGGGGATGTGGTGGGAGGTAAATCAGATGGAGCTAGAGGCAGGATCCCATGGGCCCCTAAGGGACTTTGAACTCATCAGGAGTGTGATGGGAAGGGTAGGCCACACATAGTGTGAAGAACAGATCATAGGAAAGAAAAGGCTGAAGCAGGGGAACCTATTGAGAAATCACTGCAGCAGTCCAGAGGAGACCACGATGACATGGACCAAGGGTGACAGCAGGGGACACGGTACAGAGTGCCTGGATCTGGGTAAATTCTGGAGGTAGAGTAGGCCAGAGCTGCTGATGAATGAGATGCTACTATCAACCATGCCATCAGCTCTGTCCAGACGCAAGTGTTATAAAGGGAACTCTGGtgtagaaaaggaaatgaggctACATGGAGAAGACTTTGCATGTGGCTCAGGTAATCAGTCTGTTAAGtgcatcatttatttttatactttccatGAATCAAGTTATGATTACttcttttaggaaaaaacaaCCCACTTGGGACACTTAGTAAATTAATGCTTCAAGATAACAAATGTACTATTTGACTTGAAAAAGCCCTCCTATTCTCTATTGCTACATTCCTAAACTCCACTCAGGGAAGCTTACTGATCTGTAAGATCCCTGATTATAAAATTATCAGATCCCCATGCAGTACTGGAAATATGAGTGGACTctgcaagaaggaaaaaataacactTGGAATTATACTGGAAAAGTCCTCTCTCTTAAAGATGATGAGGCATACTGGTAATTTTACcctatgaaatgaaaacaaagcatcaTTACCATTTGTATAACTTTTCCAAGATCCCCATCAATATCCTCAATATTGAAACGACCAGGTGATGCAGCTGCCATTTCTTTTCTCAGCTTTTCATTTGCCTGAGCCATCTGTGGGAGAAAGGTCTGCACTTGGTCCAACACTAGGagagaaaatatactttatcAATATTTATGTCAGTCTTTGACCAAAcatccaattatttttaaagattttatttatttatttattcatgagagacacagagagagagatgcagagacacaggcagagggagaagccagctccctatggggaacctgatgtgggacttgatccaggaccccgggatcacgtcctgagccgaaggcagatgctcaaccattgagccacccaggtgcccctccaatttCTAAAATCCAGAATTTACTGTAAAACACTCCCAAATTCAATAGTAACaatagttataataaaaaaaatctttcacatttcttccattttaaaaacctCCATCCTCTTCTgaatccttaaagcagcaggaCTACACAAGGTAGTGAAtatttcttaatgtttatttGTGCTTTCATATATCCTCAGAACTGTACATTCCTAGACGGCTGGCACTTTGACCAATAGTAACTGAATAAGGAGAAAGTATGGCTTAATAGTTAGATGTTATCAGGTTTGGAGCTGGGGTTTAGTCATTTGCAACCACAGGTGTCCTAAATAGCAAATTTAACCATTCAAAACATCAATTTACTCATCTGTTAAAACAGGGGTGATAACCATACTATGCTAAGTACAGGGAATCAATGAACAAGGTATGTCTAATTTCTGTAGCTCTCAAGAGGCTCAGCACATAACTATGCACACAAGGAATTCTCAAAACTTGTTAAGCCACTGACACAGCTACACAATACAGAACTGAACTATCCAGagtacagaagaagaaaagaaaaaggtagtgAAGGTCAAGAAATGGCCTTTCATTGTAAAAGAGGGCTGCTGGGAGAATGACATAAGGTCATGTAATACAAAGCCCCACACAACTGCCATCACAacgaggaaagaaataaaagataaaaaaagactcaaatggaACTCCACAGATGGAAAACACTGTCAGAGCTCCTGAGACCCTGAGCAGTCATGGGGGGACAATGAACAGCTCTGGCCAGACTGGGGTTCACTGTGGAGCTCTACTGCTCAACTGGGCAAAATTTAACATCAGAGAGGGTTCctgagaaagaaggggagaagagaaagaaagcaaggaaaagaTACTTACAGGGACTCCTCTCTACCCGAACTGTTTGAAGAGTGGCATTTTTTCTGCAGTTAGGCTTGGGTTGGATGAGTAACCTGTCCCATATACCTGGAAGCACACACACGATTAATTTACTGCAGCATCAAGAAATGGGGGTCCTTCAGCAAACTTGCCACAACTGCTCTCAAGTCTTGAACATTCCACATTCCCcaacacatttttagaaaaagaggcTCTCCAAGTTCCACGACAGTGTTTTACTTCTTTATGCACAACCccccccctcttttcttttttaagattttatttatttattcatgagagacacagagagggagagagaggcagagacacaggcagagggagaagcagactccatgcagggagcccgacgcaggacttgatcctgggtctctagggctgcctccacccctcctctTTCTTAGGCCTGGCTCATACATCTGTACGTGACACCGATGCTGGGGAATAAGTGCAAACTAACCTGCAcctctgtgggtcagaaatccaTCAGTGACCAATGAGTTTCTTCAacaaaggggcagaggaagcagtACAGAGTACAGTAATGGTTAAGTGAAGCCAGAAATGGTTACTGGCTGTGTTATACccaacaaattacttaacctcttggagcatttgttcatttataaagCATACCTGTCTTGCTAGTGGACCTTCATTAAAGATGTCCCAACCTGGACAAATGAGCCCTTGGGAGAACTTCTGACCGTatcccccacccctgacccctgTGCACCTATTTAGACGCATCACTCACTACTCCTCAAATTAACAAACTCTTCAGTCCATCAGAGCTCAGAGGATGGGATCTGTCTTTCAaaactcaaggttttttttttttttaatattttatttatttattcatgacacacacacacagagaaaggcagagacactggcagagggagaagcaggctccatgcgggaagcccagTACCCCAGGagcatgaccagagccaaaggcagacactcaaccaaccactgaaccacccaggcgccccaaaactCTAGGCGTTGATCACCCTGTTTCCAACACCTGGAAAAAACTTTTCACTCAAGTACAAAAGCCCCGTTCACCCCAAAGCAGagcttaacaaatatttttttttaatttttatttatttatgtattatagtcacagagagagagagagaggcagagacacaggcagagggagaagcaggctccatgcaccaggagcccgacgtgggattcgatcccgagtctccaggatcgcgccctgggccaaaggcaggcgctaaaccgctgcgccacccagggatcccttaacaaATATTCTTTGATCACCACTTTAGGTCTAGCAAATGGATGAGCCTAAAGAATCCGATCAGACTGACTGGATCCGAATCCCAATTTTGTCACCTTTCAGCCACATGATCTCCAGCAAGTTATTCACCTGTATGATGcactgtgactcagtttcctcacctatacaACAGAGATAACGGGACCTTCTGCACAGGGTTTTTGTGAGGATGAAACGAGTTCCTTACACCCTGGGTCACAGTAAGCTCTACACGAGCTTTGGCATTCGGGATGCTCTGGGTCTTCTTCAAGCTAATACTCACGGAGGGTATCCCCAAGACCTTaggccccttccccttctccacaaAAGCAAACGGACAAAGCAAAACACCCAATTCAACAGGTAGAACTACCTCTATTTTCCAAATGTGGAAAGTGGAGCACTGAGAATGTCAACAACTCTCCGTAGCTCCCCAGCCATCAATCACGGAGCTGGGACTCGAATCCACGCTTCTGAACTCCCCACGACGTGGCTGAGATCCCAGGTGACTTCCGAGAGCCAGTGTCCCGCTACCAGCGAGACGAGGCCCTCGGGGCCGCTGGCGTGGGCGCGGAGGGTGGGCGCGGGGTTCACCCCGAACAGTCGCCTGGACCCGCGCCGCCGCCCTGGGGCCCGCCCGGGgtcgcccccccgccccccccccccactgagccGGCGCCCGCGGCCACGCGGAACGGAACCGgcaccccgggccccgcgccccacccccgccccgcccggcccggccccccgcgGCCCGGCTCACGCCCCCCGGCCGCACGTGCGCACCTCCGCGGCCGCCGCTCCCGGCCGTCAGCAGCTCCTTGGACACCGGGCCCGCCGAGCGTCCCCGGGGGGACGACGAGCAGCTGGCGCCGGCCTGGGGCTCGCCGCGGACCTCCATTCCGCTCACTCGGCCTTGCGAGCCCGCCCCGCCAGGCCCGGATGCCGGAaggagggcgggcgggggcggggccagggccgcGAGTGCGCGAgacgcggcgggggcggggcggggcgagggcgggggcggggcggggcgagggcgggggcggggcggggcggggcgagggcggccGCGGCCACAGCGACACCTGGCGAATCTCCGAGGCCATcccaccctggggccctggggggaaATGAATGGTGGAGTGTCTGAGGCTCGGCGGCTGGGTGGGAGCGCTGCC of the Vulpes lagopus strain Blue_001 chromosome 5, ASM1834538v1, whole genome shotgun sequence genome contains:
- the NOPCHAP1 gene encoding uncharacterized protein C12orf45 homolog, coding for MEVRGEPQAGASCSSSPRGRSAGPVSKELLTAGSGGRGGIWDRLLIQPKPNCRKNATLQTVRVERSPLLDQVQTFLPQMAQANEKLRKEMAAASPGRFNIEDIDGDLGKVIQMDVALFEMNQSNSKEEDSSEESLQDSSEDSSESEEEDDSTASEVTIDNIKLPHSEDGKGKIEVLDSPSSKKIEIVK